The sequence below is a genomic window from Tubulanus polymorphus chromosome 1, tnTubPoly1.2, whole genome shotgun sequence.
TCCATGGTTTCAAGTAGGTCTAATTTTCTCTCAAGTAGGTCTAATTTTGTCTCTTTTGTCGACcttataaaactgtgttaaccattgaacaggattctcagactgtgcagaaaacccattaTCGTTGCTTTGCATCCGAATCGTTTGCGTATTTATTAATtaagttatttatttgttgttggaacTACATTTTGTTTCGAAAGAACACATGCCCTTTTATGTATATTCATGCTTCATACACGTGATAAAACAGACACAGACTTGCTGcagtgtggtgtattgatCTGCGCATGTATGAGAAAAGTGCGCCTCGCGTGTGGCctagttaaattttttttggatacTGCAAATGATTCAACTGCCACGGTTCGTCGCGGGCGGCCGTgaaaagcagtgaattttatGGAAGGACAGTAAAATTGGGTAAGAGGGAAGTGAATCTtggaaattgttcaatttacgaaaataaattgtctaaCTTTAAAGagcaaatgccatcaaaatagaatattgtgtaaatttcattttcaaatgtgatgtattcacaaatatcCAATATGGAACTATTTCACTAGACATTTTGTGCGGTATTTTATCGTTTTAGGagtgatttgaataaataaactcTTGCCATTGTAAGTGTTGCTACTGTTGTATATGCCATGATAATCGTGTATAAGTGAGTAGCACTGTAGGTCAGTGAATACGGTGAAcaaatgatgtttattttatcgATTATACATAGGCTACGCGTACTAGCGCGCACATGTGCTTTTGTTGATTGTCATAGTTAACATCATAAATAGCGCCACCCGCGGGTTGAATATGAACTATACGCACGGAGTGAAGGATAAATAGATAACTATTCCGCTAATGAGCTACCGGCTATGCGCGCACCTGCCGCTAGCGGCGCTGACTGTCAACTCGGTTATAGCGACCCCACATGAACCGGGATGTAATTCAATAGCGTACGGCTTTGAATGGGGCGCTTTGAACCGCTTTTCTCTTGAATGAAAGTTGGCCATGCCGACTGAATGCTGTGTTCCGTTGTGTGGGCAGCTCGGAGGACACGCTTTCCCGAAAGATGAGAGTAGGCGACGCATTTGGGTGAACGCAGTCCGACGTGGCGAAGCTCATTGGAAACCGTCGAGGCATAGTGTAGTGTGTCGGAATCATTTTACAACCAAAGACTACGTTGAAATTACCACTTCAGGTTTGTTTACACTTAATGCTCACAACAGGTGTTACATACATGGTGTTACaatgaatgaaatcaatttgatatGGGATATTTAGAAGATTTTTTAGCCTGAGCAAGTCTCGTCAAAAGCCAGCAGAAGGGCTTGGATGGGTCGAGTTAAAAAAGTGTGGGTAGTCCTTCAATAATCTGGAAGTAGGGCCTCATCAGGCCTAAAGAGGCCTGTGAAATTTAAGTATCAGTTTACCGTCACCCGCCACGTGTGGACTGAAGACCGCTCTCGCATGAAAACATTCAATATGTACGTTTCAATTTTATGTTCTAAAAATCCGGAAAGTGGATATATAATGTACAAAACTTATAACAGTCATCGATAAAacgttttttaaatcaatatttaatgtGTTGATTGCCTTTTGAGGTTTGGATTGCAATGTTTATGTCTTGAAATTTAGGGATTATTATCGGGTGTGACTGCTTTAAGTCAGCTAACTTATTTTGATAGCTGAGCTACCACTAGCGCCATCTAGTGAACAAAAGTTGAAGTGTTGACAAATTTTACTGCCAACGCTGCcataaatcattgattatGACTAGTCTCAGTTGAagtttaatatatttattgaattattctaTGTACAGGTACATCACCTCTGCAAAATCGACTGAAGAAAGATGCGGTACCATCAGTGTTTCCCTGGAATTCAGAAATTTCACCAGCAGGACTTAGCAGGAATGATAGATACATGAAACGTAAACAGCTTCTGTCGGAACAAGAATCTGCGGCCAAAAAACAATGTGAAGTGGCACTTTATCAAGTAGCAGCGCATGAAACAGTGGGGGAAAATTGTCAATGTAAGGACCTTTGAGTGAGAAATTGTGAAGATGCATTCCAAATTTACACTCAACAATAATAATCTTGCCTTTTCAGATCTTCCCGTTACTGTGTGTGAAGATTTGCCTGATTCTGCACCACCGATCACAAGTATTGGAGTACAGTGTGAAATTGTTTCGGTTTACTCTCCCTTGGACCATTACAGGAAAAATGATGACTGTTTTCACTACTACACTGGGTTGGAATCATGaaagaaattttattttgtgCTCAACGTGCTAGGACCTGCAGCTTACAAGTTGAACTACTATCAGGGAATAACACCGATTATATCTGTCGAGGAACAATTTTTTTGTGTCTCATTAAATTAAGGCTATATAGATGTGACTTTGAACTTTCTCAAATGTTCAATATATCTGAAAAAATTGTGCGGAACATTTGCATAACATGGATTAATTTTATGGCCCATGAACTGGatgaaatcaattggtggccaGAAAAGAAGTTAGTTCAGTTTTACATGCCAACCGATTTTGCTATCAAATATCCGAGTAGGCGAGTTGTTCTTGATGGCACCGAATGTCCTATAAAAAAACCAAAGCACCCTTTGGTACAGCAGTCGACTTACTCCACATACAAGAATAGAAATACTATGAAGGTGGTAGTAGGAGTTAGTCCTGCTGGTGCTGTAACTTATGTGTCATCAGCATATGGTGGATCTACTAGTGACCGTCAAATAACAGAAAGGAGCGAATTGTGGAGACTTTGTGACAGTAATGACAGCATCATGGTGGACAAAGGTTTCAATGTTGACGTTTTGTTCATTCCCAGTAATGTCAAAATCAATATACCATCATTCTTTCGCAAGAAAAATCGCATGTTGGGTCCTGAAGAATTGCGTCTTGTGACTGAGACTTAATCAATAtaaagaaaatgatgaaatgagaGAAactggtgctgccaccttgtCCAGTCtaataaaacaattttgaaatatctaattacaatttgattcctttttaattgatttctaTTGAATTGCTTTTCAATCACCATGGGTCGAAAtgtgaaataagaaaaataaaccaTTCGATTTGAGCTGTGTTACTCTTTCATGGGACTGCCTTTTATAAGACTGCCCTTTAGTTTTGGAACTGCAACACCTGAAAATCcaagaaacaaaattatagTAAATAGTGTGCAGGTGGATCTTGCCCAGCCCCACATTCACACTGGCTTTCTTGTACCGCGCCAGTTACACCTAATGGGGGAACTGCTTGGCGCCCCTGGCAAGTGACTGAAAATTTTTGGCTATAGATGGCGCCaccatttacaatattttagCGTCTGCTTTTATGGGATTTACGGTAGTTTTTACGACTCTCCCTGTCACAATGAGTGATTTAACTCtcgaagaattgaaaaaagagcTTAAAGCAAGAGGAGCAAAAGTTTCAGGAAGGAAAAAAGAGCTCATAGAGAGGTAAATCATGTTTTTAATCCGGACTAAAACATAGACACTATAGACTAGTCGCTTTACATTCCCGGAATCCCGGGTTCGAGTTCAACCTGGGCCGGGAGTTCAAATGACTGAAAAAGGATATCTAAAGCATGTTTAGCACAAATTTACCCCAGCCATTGTAAATATCAACTTATCAACTGTCCATATTTGTGTGGGTGGTTGGCAGAGAAAAAATCCTATGATGATACACAGGCCTAGAGGCCCGACTGAGCTAGTCAAAACTTTCTGGTCTGCATGTACGCCTTCAGAAAGCTTTTTTGTTCTTCGTGTTAGAATTCTATAAGATGACACAGCAGTCTGATGAGCTGCAAAGTGAATATAAGATGGACCTTCTTGCTGCAGATGAATACAAGGATCTACATCCTGGGATGGTTAAAGATCTACCTCCAATAAGTGAGACACTGCTGTGCGAATTTTTAATCTTAGATGATCAGTGGCTTGATGCCAAGATCAAACAAAGACTTATACTAACAAAGGTGAGCGTGACTTTGATGTTTCCTAAGCTGGTAACACTAGATTTTCATCAAACTATCACTTTTGTtctctttttaaaaaaatattaagtgagctttttatcttattttttagatttctcCGACATATACGTTTAGCGACCAGTCAGTTACATGTAGTTtttgtaaaatcatctgaagcCCGCCCGCCTGCAGATGAATACAAGGATCTACATCCTGGGATGGTTAAAGATCTACCTCCAATAAGTGAGACACTGCTGTGCGAATTTTTAATCTTATATGATCAGTGGCTTGATGCCAAGATCAAACAAAGACTTATACTAACAAAGGTGAGCGTGACTTTGATGTTTCCTAAGCTGGTAACACTAGATTTTCATCAAACTATCACTTTtgttctctttttgaaaaaatattaagtgagctttttatcttattttttagatttctcCGACATATACGTTTAGCGACCAGTCAGTTACATGTAGTTTTTGTAAAATCATCTGTGTGGGTAGAGATGAAGAAAACTGTTCAATATTGTGTTGACATCAAACTTGATATGAACGGGGTTCTCCTTGAAAGCCAGTGTGAGTGCGGAGCAGGTCAGGGCCCAACAGCCCATTGTAAACATGTCGCGACAGCACTTTATGGTCTTTGCTCCATCCGATCTACTGGTGAAATAATCACAGAAACAACTTGCACTCAGGTAAGATAAATTTCTATCCAGTTTAATTTACTTAGAAACTGTCTCTAAAATGATAgtataaattgatttaagTAAAAGAGGGGCAACATGAGGTAACCGATTTTCATCACTTAGTCTGGCAGTAAAAAAAAGTCCAGATTTCTGTTTGCCAATACACGTGTTTCtatttaaataaagttttgACCTACCtgtacaattttttttcaggttcTTCAGACTTTTCATAGAAGCAAAGCATTCAAGGGTAGTCCTATGAAAGACTCCACCATTGCTGAAGCCCGCCAACAAACAGCTTTCATATGATCCAAGACCAGATAATTTGAGAGGACGAGAAAATAGAGTGCAAAGTGTGACAAACTTGATCTTAAATTATCAGCTACAGTGATCTGTTTACAGTCAGATTTATTTCCATATGTCGAACCTGCGCCTACATCATGTGTGTACATAAAAATTACCAGACGATGCCAATAAAATGCACTCGTCCATCTCAGGGTCTGTGAACATAGGGtgttgaaaaaatcaattttgagtGGTCATATGGAGATATTCTAGAGTGTGAagctaattcatttaattaaAAAGACTAATGTTCAGTTGCATTCTCTAGTTACAGGATATGCCATTTCTGCAGTTGTCAGAACCAGCTAATCCATATGCTGCTGAAAATGAccatatttacatgaaaaaatctGGTGTTGaggaattttgaattaggGAAAAGGTAagataatcataaaataaatgttttttttcattatgacggcagtggaacctcattataACGAACTCATGAACGGAATCgaatcttttatttttcagtcagCAATACTGTTTGGTCAAGATGGGTACACCTAATTTAAATTTTCTGActtaatttcagattttacCAGGATCCGTGTCTGATATAGATGTAGAAGTAATAGAGAATGCTACATGTGGGCAATCTACAAACAAGACTTGGATTTCTTTAAGACTGAAACGCATGACAGCATCCTCATTTGGAAGAATATGTAAAGCCACTGCTGCCactgattttaaaaaactagCATCTGATTTATGTTCCCTGCAGCCAGAACTCAGCGTTTCATCCATCGTACATGGGAGAAAATACGAATCAACAGCTATCACAAAGTTTGAGTCAGTGTTTGGCGTTAAAGTTAACAAATGTGGATTGTATATTTCAAAGGACAGGCCGTATTTAGCTGCATCTCCTGATGGTACGATTGACTCTGATACATTGATTGAAGTTAAGTGTCCTTATGCCGCACGCAATCAAGCAATTAACGAGTTAACTCTAGCgtattttataaatgaaaatggcTCTCTCGAACTGAAGAAAGATAATCCCTACTATTACCAAGTTCAAGGACAGTTATTTTGCACAAATGCAACAACgtgttatttcattatttatacatttaaggACATGAAAGTGATAAAAGTTATAAACAACAAAGACTTCCAGGATCAGATGTtccaaaaatttgatttttttttcgatgtaTATTTCAAAGATGCTGTGCTGGAGAGGTACTTCTtcagaaattattcaaaatatatgtaAATGCATTGCTGAAATACGTCTTTATTCTGTCTATGCATCTCGTGAAACAATAAcaagtaatttaaaattacagaaatagaaacaaattattttctgattatgCTTCCAGCCATCATTGTTTTCGTATAGTTCATTGGATGTGTTAACATCTTGAAAGTTTTAGCAAGTCCAATGATTCTCAATGTGGTTCAAGTGCTTCATGTAAAACAGAGAAAAACTTCTTGCGCGACTCTAATCCTGTgtagaaatgaatattctcatCTGTTTTTCCATAGCGGTCCAATGGGGTACAGTCAGCAAGAAGTTCACACCACTGGACACCCTAACTAACGGAAGATCGAACTGGAGTCATTTCAATTTCGCCAGAAtaaatatctgaaaaaaagtttgaaaaataagttaaaatctgtaacaatttttttttgctttcaatattttactaaagctgTTTTATTTACTGTACAGTTTCATTTCGAAAGTCACCATAAACTTATCAATATTTACCTTCAATTTGCTTTTGATCGTCCAAATCAGTGATCGTTTCATTGGCTGCAACTTGGTCAAGGGCCTTCTTCCTTTGTTGTTCGGCTTCATAGGCCTGGGTCCAGTTGTACAGTTCCGAATCAAgatttaactcttgagttaactcattgaaaatgagaactttaactcagagttaaatctaactcacaactgtgaaactgggtccgcAGCAGCAACTTGTTTGGCAGAGAGTACTAAATTCCATTACTGGCTGATTACTGCTTGATGCCTTATTTCTTCGATACTACTCTAATCTGAAAGACAAAAGTTATAAGGAAATAAGTATCTCCATTATGTAGTTGTTAACATTCACAGTTGTTAACATTCACCGTTGTTAAAAATCGATATTACACGtccattttaaatgttttataaaaAGCTAGGCTACTAGTAGCTACTGGCTAAGAGATTTAATTACAGACTAGATGTAGCCAGTAAACTCATAAATTAACCTTTTCAGCAATTACAGAATAGTTCACAGACATCATTTAACAAAACGGGCAATATTAATCGTAGGCTATAGTACGTCTTATTTATGGCAAATTTTATACCGATGTTAAAAACCGGAactgataaaaaaaaaccGGAACCCCGAGACGAGAAAGCGTGTCAGGTATAAGTGCCAGATCTGCACCTCTCGTGATCGACgcaatttactgaatgacagaatccaggctaaaaaTCTACTTTCAagtgaagatatcttaaaattaaccaatgtactgaattgctgatgacatttgaatctgaaatacgCCCGGTAGCGAACCACccggagaggtgcggatctgcacttttttACCGACACGACAGTGTATTCTGTTCTCGCGATTTAaagcaaaaattcaaataaataccTTTCGATCAGCTCCTTTTTTCTCCCAGACACTATAACACCCCGAAATCAAGTATCTTCTGGTTAAGAAATCGCGGAAAGtacaattttgatggcatttgcccTTTAACAAACTtcgtaataatgaaataaatgatatcGTATCAAGCGACAGATTTTCATGGAAACTTCTTGATTCATTGAAGGGGGGACATCTTATAGGcttttttttattacttaGAGCACGGATTCTCTGAAATTCTATTGATGTACCACTTACGTGTAGTAGATGTGCATCAACAGACTCATATTTTAATTGTCGAATGGTCATGCGAAGACATAGTGTCACATTTAAAAACGTTTAAGCTTGGGCCTTAATTGCTTTACTATTAAAAGCTATCATGAATGAAACTATTGAAAGCCACATTCACTCAGTTGCTGAACTTAATTTTTCGTAGTCTCTCCTACTGTTCGCAGAGGGCGTACGGGTCTGCTGGCATAGCCACTGACTTGAGTTGTCAGTTGATACAGTTCGAGTTACTGCTGCATTTGTAACGCGGCTGGCGGGTCacaaaacagtttttcaaCTGTacttaatatattttttgctaTCTATAGTTCTGTTTCTGGTGGGTTTAAAATCTTCAGGACTGCCTACAATTCATACATCATGAAATGATCATATGGGTACTttacataggcctatttgtTTCTAACTATAGTTCTATTACCTTGGGCCTCCATGGGAAGAAGTTTTCAGTATGTGATTAGGGACTCCAGTATCCTCGAGCAGAGGTCAAGTCGGTACTGAGATCCCATATGGTCTCTATGGGTTACTGGTCTGACAAGTTCAGCCAAGGTGTTAAATCGGTATTATATTAACTCTtcaaaaaattcattgttgtagCCATGGAAACGCATTAATCATTTTGGTTACATAATGAACGATGTCACTCATTATTTGAGTATATTTCGTTGGatacaaaaatattaaactaatagaaattaTGTTTTGTTGAAGAAGGGTTGACTACGCATCTAACGACACCGAGTTTGAGAAATTTGGACATTCCAACTAGATTCTATGTACCCCTGAATCcaataatttgcatatttttgGTGGCAATGTTGGCAACATTACGTAGTTCAATATGTGGAATAGCGATGGtgactttttgataaaataattgaaacaaCATTTTTTCGATGTACCATTCCAAAATTTTATTGAGAGTAATTAACCCACCGATAAATTATATGATACCCATCCCCCATTGTTATTGTACTGTTACCATGGCAACATGTACATATAGAATATagtatatagaaatgaaccaAAATCCTGGTTCCAATCCTTGTTCATCAGAAATTGTGTgtggaaaaaaattgataaaagaCTCAATTATATCGTCACATTACGGATTACATCTACACATATCCATTACAacgaaaaacatttgaatcaAAACAAAGCTCATTCAAATTAGAACAAAGCTGGATCTTTGGGTTTAAATTTCTCATGGATTTTTTTAATTCGGCCATGACAAAGCAGATCATCACTTTTGAGGTTCAATCACTACGTTCATTACATGTACAATGTATATGTTCATGTATCATAAAACTGGACATAGGTGCGAGTTAAGATTTTACTTGGATAACTCATTGGAAGATAAACCAATTTCAGCTCGGAGTTAACTAATGTGGAACTGCATCCGGAATGACAATAGCAAgataagctccaattctaCTTAGGAAAATTATATTCGCGACATCCAAAATTAGGCTTAGATTCCCGAGATGTCCCTTATCTACGTAAAGTAAAATAAATGTGGCAAAAAGCTCTTAGATATCATCGCCTTCAACATCACACTCATCCTCATCCTATATATCACCAGTGTTCTCGCATTTTTTGCATTGACAGGCATCTGTGCATTGCAATGCATTTTGTGCGCACCTACATCGTCCACTACAGGATACTTTGCATTTACATGAAATTAGTTCTAGAATTGACTTCGGTGCTGGTTCATTAGACATCAGTTTAGGTTTTATACCACTATCATCTTGAACCAATCCTCTACCATCAGGTTTTGAATTGATCATCGGGACTTCTGCACTTCGCCATAATACAGCTTGATAATACGCACGGAGGATGTGGTAATGAAAGCTATCTGATGTTGGAGGTAGAGATTCTGCAT
It includes:
- the LOC141915082 gene encoding uncharacterized protein LOC141915082 — its product is MPTECCVPLCGQLGGHAFPKDESRRRIWVNAVRRGEAHWKPSRHSVVCRNHFTTKDYVEITTSGTSPLQNRLKKDAVPSVFPWNSEISPAGLSRNDRYMKRKQLLSEQESAAKKQCEVALYQVAAHETVGENCQYLPVTVCEDLPDSAPPITSIGVQCEIVSVYSPLDHYRKNDDCFHYYTGLES